The genomic region GAACGGACATGGAATGCTTTGAATACTAACGCCACGGCCCATCAAGGCACCCTCAACGCAACCAACACATCTGACCTTTTCCGCCTCAACCTTGGTTCGGCAACAGCTCTCAACCTTACCCTAACAGGGCTAAACAACAGTGCAGGGCTGCAATTGTTACAAGACAGTAATAGTAATGGATTTATCGACGCGGGCGAAGTCGTTGCATCCTCCATGACAAGTGGTGTAGAAAAGGCTATTAACCTCAGGACTATCCCTAGCGGCACCTACTGGATTCATGTGTATGGCTCTGCCGACACTCCTTATACCCTAGGCATGTCACCGGCCGTGTACAGTGACTTGGCAGTCCGAGAATTTGATCTGGGAACCCTAGGCAATAGT from Candidatus Obscuribacterales bacterium harbors:
- a CDS encoding PPC domain-containing protein; the protein is MSLHNLGTISDRTTFNNRVTTFIDPLDSLQFSLARAGNLNIGVSGLTQNVKLQLFRSSSSGLTRIGSSNYAGTNPESLNFSGLQQGQYVARIQLLTPGRTAYRMRLSRQSPNDVIAEERTWNALNTNATAHQGTLNATNTSDLFRLNLGSATALNLTLTGLNNSAGLQLLQDSNSNGFIDAGEVVASSMTSGVEKAINLRTIPSGTYWIHVYGSADTPYTLGMSPAVYSDLAVREFDLGTLGNS